One genomic region from Streptomyces venezuelae encodes:
- a CDS encoding pre-toxin TG domain-containing protein gives MHHRTTRHAAAFLTLLAVFLCLGLGEKTAVAATGIENRQAAASAAERIAAIVKAAAKYSGCGAKPLLEKPACYREFADKAVRVGAGVGLAAYGIHYLHKDTEQHFKNLRKEIAGFEQLKEAVKQDPATIADPATRAEAEKRIRAAYVAAQKDVDHRLAKVNETIQTIVMLAEVTVAFLQVIFALAAIVGDPEFQKAATSLRNGLKGMGEDLDRINAGLSQMSRGLDDMNKAMGQVNGALDQMNRGIGQASKGMEEMNRGIGQANKGMEELNKHVPGIKKGAEKLRELPGIEFDFSHIKDAWSSGGSGLDAEEQQRRMGLLLDLLPGIGDGKGIVEAVIGKDLATDEELSGLDRATGALAVLRWLKTGKKALTGDDVRDARKATCVAGSVDGNSFPAGTRVLMATGAAVSIESVRQGDEVLATDPDTGLTEPQPVTDLITGSGEKHLVTLTVDTDGDAGDRTDTVTATDRHPFRTVGPDVWSDAVDLTPGTWLRTDTSKPVRVTAVATSTGQQTVHNLTVARLHTYYVLAGSTPVLVHNAKKNKCSLEIDHVGQVDQDWVTKGAHVNMKDGMEVALRPDGKGGIRGEAIRLSRGTATQKQVDAVVAAIKSDPKTRADMIRVTKGAKEVFESSAKAMKEGRNPQWRFSNDRTAELQALIEAMEKM, from the coding sequence ATGCACCACCGTACGACGCGGCATGCTGCCGCGTTTCTCACGCTCCTGGCAGTCTTTCTCTGCCTGGGCCTGGGGGAGAAGACCGCAGTCGCCGCGACAGGCATCGAGAACCGTCAGGCGGCGGCCTCCGCGGCCGAGCGCATCGCGGCCATCGTGAAGGCCGCCGCCAAGTACTCCGGGTGCGGCGCCAAGCCGCTGCTGGAGAAGCCCGCCTGCTACCGGGAGTTCGCCGACAAGGCCGTCCGCGTCGGGGCCGGGGTGGGCCTTGCCGCGTACGGCATCCACTACCTGCACAAGGACACCGAGCAGCATTTCAAGAACCTGCGCAAGGAGATCGCCGGGTTCGAGCAGCTGAAGGAGGCGGTCAAGCAGGACCCGGCCACGATCGCCGACCCGGCCACGCGGGCCGAGGCGGAGAAACGGATCCGCGCCGCGTACGTGGCCGCTCAGAAGGACGTCGACCACCGGCTGGCGAAGGTCAACGAGACCATCCAGACGATCGTGATGCTCGCGGAGGTGACCGTCGCATTCCTTCAGGTGATCTTCGCACTCGCGGCCATCGTCGGCGATCCGGAGTTTCAGAAGGCCGCGACCTCGCTCCGGAACGGCCTGAAGGGCATGGGCGAGGATCTCGACCGGATCAACGCCGGTCTGAGCCAGATGAGCCGTGGCCTCGACGACATGAACAAGGCGATGGGCCAGGTCAACGGTGCGCTGGACCAGATGAACCGGGGCATCGGCCAGGCCAGCAAGGGCATGGAGGAGATGAACCGGGGCATCGGCCAGGCCAACAAGGGCATGGAGGAGCTCAACAAGCACGTCCCGGGCATCAAGAAGGGTGCCGAGAAGCTCCGTGAGCTGCCCGGCATCGAGTTCGACTTCTCCCACATCAAGGACGCCTGGAGCTCCGGCGGTTCCGGGCTCGACGCCGAGGAGCAGCAGCGGCGCATGGGCCTGCTCCTCGACCTCCTGCCCGGCATCGGGGACGGCAAGGGCATCGTCGAGGCCGTCATCGGCAAGGACCTCGCCACGGACGAGGAACTGAGCGGCCTGGACCGGGCCACGGGCGCGCTGGCCGTGCTGCGCTGGCTCAAGACCGGCAAGAAAGCCCTCACAGGCGACGACGTGCGGGACGCCCGCAAGGCCACCTGCGTCGCCGGCAGCGTCGACGGGAACAGCTTCCCGGCCGGAACCCGGGTCCTGATGGCCACGGGCGCAGCCGTGTCCATCGAGTCGGTACGCCAAGGTGACGAGGTCCTGGCCACGGACCCCGACACCGGCCTCACCGAGCCCCAGCCCGTGACCGACCTGATCACCGGCTCGGGGGAGAAGCACCTGGTCACCCTGACTGTGGACACCGACGGCGACGCAGGCGACCGCACGGACACCGTCACGGCGACCGACCGTCACCCGTTCCGCACCGTCGGCCCCGACGTGTGGAGCGATGCCGTCGACCTCACTCCTGGAACATGGCTGCGGACCGACACGAGCAAGCCGGTGCGGGTCACCGCGGTCGCGACGAGCACCGGGCAGCAGACGGTCCACAACCTCACCGTCGCCCGGCTGCACACCTACTACGTGCTTGCCGGAAGCACGCCCGTCCTGGTCCACAATGCCAAGAAGAACAAGTGCAGCCTGGAGATCGACCATGTCGGTCAGGTGGACCAGGACTGGGTCACCAAGGGCGCTCACGTCAACATGAAGGACGGCATGGAAGTGGCCCTGCGTCCGGACGGCAAGGGCGGCATCCGTGGCGAGGCGATCCGCCTGTCGCGCGGCACAGCCACCCAGAAGCAGGTCGATGCCGTCGTCGCGGCGATCAAGTCCGACCCCAAGACGCGCGCGGACATGATCAGGGTGACGAAGGGAGCCAAGGAGGTCTTCGAGTCCAGTGCCAAGGCCATGAAGGAAGGCCGTAACCCGCAGTGGCGCTTCAGCAACGACCGGACGGCCGAGCTGCAGGCGCTGATCGAGGCAATGGAGAAGATGTAG
- a CDS encoding DUF1996 domain-containing protein, which produces MRSSPKRLPALLLGTALVAGVLGIGTIASAADTDNAGPPTVATAGAHAGHVMAVSTQASGDDADGDGYIPAVPQVTGVTPSTATPPPAYHHEFQAGCAVTHTAPDDPIVYPGQFGKSHDHTFMGNTSTDAASTTGSLYGGSTTCKAPADASAYWMPSLYKGDQKVLPVGPQVIYYKAGVTDYRSVRPFPKGLRFVVGNPMQSAEEFRAHKGFVEGWECGDSFFNTDIPATCPDRPDVQLNLRMQAPSCWNGLYLDTPDHKSHMAYPVVKPGTNDNMCPASHPVALPMIEFKMAWPVNGDMSQVRLASGRGYSFHYDFFNAWEERTLKALVDHCIVGGLQCDTRGFDLYRPERGTVLNADHRLP; this is translated from the coding sequence ATGAGATCGAGTCCGAAGCGACTCCCCGCACTCCTCCTCGGCACGGCCCTCGTCGCCGGCGTCCTCGGCATCGGCACCATCGCCTCCGCCGCGGACACGGACAACGCCGGCCCGCCCACCGTCGCCACGGCGGGCGCCCACGCCGGACACGTCATGGCCGTGTCCACCCAGGCCTCGGGCGACGACGCCGACGGAGACGGCTACATCCCGGCCGTACCCCAGGTCACCGGTGTGACACCGTCCACCGCCACCCCTCCCCCGGCCTACCATCACGAGTTCCAGGCCGGCTGCGCCGTCACCCACACCGCGCCGGACGACCCGATCGTCTACCCGGGCCAGTTCGGCAAGTCCCACGACCACACATTCATGGGCAACACCTCCACCGACGCCGCCAGCACCACCGGCTCGCTCTACGGAGGCAGCACCACCTGCAAGGCACCCGCGGACGCCTCCGCGTACTGGATGCCCTCGCTGTACAAGGGCGACCAGAAGGTCCTGCCCGTCGGCCCGCAGGTCATCTACTACAAGGCGGGCGTCACCGACTACCGGAGTGTGCGGCCCTTCCCCAAGGGTCTGCGGTTCGTCGTCGGCAACCCGATGCAGAGCGCCGAGGAGTTCCGGGCCCACAAGGGCTTCGTCGAGGGCTGGGAATGCGGTGACAGCTTCTTCAACACCGACATCCCGGCGACCTGTCCGGACCGGCCCGACGTACAGCTCAACCTGCGCATGCAGGCGCCCAGTTGCTGGAACGGCCTGTACCTCGACACCCCCGACCACAAGAGCCACATGGCCTACCCGGTGGTCAAGCCCGGCACCAACGACAACATGTGCCCGGCCTCCCACCCGGTCGCCCTGCCGATGATCGAGTTCAAGATGGCATGGCCGGTCAACGGCGACATGTCCCAGGTCCGCCTGGCCAGCGGCCGCGGCTACTCCTTCCACTACGACTTCTTCAACGCGTGGGAGGAGCGCACCCTCAAGGCCCTGGTCGACCACTGCATCGTCGGCGGCCTGCAGTGCGACACCCGGGGCTTCGACCTGTACCGCCCCGAACGCGGAACCGTGCTGAACGCGGACCACCGTCTGCCCTGA
- a CDS encoding GH1 family beta-glucosidase yields MTAPAPSVTARYDELIDLLPPHFRFGAATSAFQIEGAVAEDGRTPSIWDTFCRVPGAVDNGDTGDPACDHYHRMPEDVALLASLGLDTYRFSVSWSRVQPHGRGPGNPAGLAFYDRLVDELLAREITPWLTLYHWDLPQELQDAGGWPDRDTVYRFADYAELVHERLGDRVTHWTTLNEPFCSAILGHVEGVHAPGGRSLADGVAAVHHLHLAHGLAVRRLRSAARLPLDLAVTHLLGTSSPVTDSEADREATRRADALGFRFYLDPILRGRYPQDLVDDLAVHGIEIPVRDGDLETIASPIDTLGVNYYRSMRTSGVDERGAATDARGIPVTRSLPHGGLPVTGLGWEVMPHDLTDLLLRIARDYPGTPMVITESGAAYEDRPDAHGFVDDTDRTAYLAAHLAAVARARAGGADVRGYFAWSLLDNFEWAYGYDKRFGLVRVDYTTQRRTPKRSALWLRDTAHRVRGADGRVAASKRAGERQAVSSGCAGRGRREAGRDGLRAVP; encoded by the coding sequence ATGACCGCCCCCGCCCCCTCCGTCACCGCCCGGTACGACGAGCTCATCGACCTCCTGCCGCCGCACTTCCGCTTCGGCGCCGCCACCTCCGCCTTCCAGATCGAGGGAGCCGTCGCCGAGGACGGCCGCACCCCGTCCATCTGGGACACCTTCTGCCGTGTCCCGGGAGCCGTCGACAACGGCGACACCGGCGATCCGGCCTGCGACCACTACCACCGCATGCCGGAGGACGTGGCCCTGCTCGCCTCCCTGGGCCTCGACACGTACCGCTTCTCCGTCTCCTGGTCCCGTGTCCAGCCCCACGGGCGCGGCCCGGGCAACCCCGCGGGACTCGCCTTCTACGACCGTCTCGTCGACGAACTCCTGGCGCGTGAGATCACCCCCTGGCTGACCCTCTACCACTGGGACCTGCCCCAGGAGCTCCAGGACGCGGGGGGTTGGCCGGACCGCGACACCGTGTACCGCTTCGCCGACTACGCGGAACTCGTCCATGAGCGCCTCGGTGACCGCGTCACCCACTGGACCACCCTCAACGAGCCTTTCTGCTCGGCGATCCTCGGCCATGTCGAAGGCGTCCACGCACCGGGCGGACGCTCCCTCGCCGACGGAGTGGCGGCCGTGCACCATCTGCACCTGGCCCACGGCCTCGCGGTCAGGCGGCTGCGTTCCGCCGCCCGCCTCCCGCTCGACCTGGCCGTCACCCACCTCCTGGGCACGAGCAGTCCCGTCACCGACAGCGAGGCCGACCGCGAGGCCACCCGCCGGGCGGACGCCCTCGGGTTCCGCTTCTACCTCGACCCGATCCTGCGCGGCCGGTATCCGCAGGACCTCGTCGACGACCTGGCCGTCCACGGCATCGAGATCCCCGTCCGGGACGGCGACCTGGAGACGATCGCCTCGCCCATCGACACCCTGGGCGTCAACTACTACCGCTCCATGCGCACGTCGGGAGTCGACGAGCGCGGCGCCGCCACCGACGCCCGCGGCATCCCCGTCACCCGCAGCCTGCCGCACGGCGGGCTTCCGGTCACCGGGCTCGGCTGGGAGGTGATGCCGCACGACCTCACCGACCTGCTGCTGCGCATCGCCCGGGACTACCCCGGCACCCCTATGGTGATCACCGAGAGCGGCGCCGCGTACGAGGACCGGCCCGACGCCCACGGCTTCGTCGACGACACCGACCGCACCGCCTACCTCGCCGCCCATCTCGCCGCGGTGGCCCGGGCGCGCGCCGGCGGAGCCGACGTCCGCGGCTACTTCGCCTGGTCGCTCCTGGACAACTTCGAGTGGGCGTACGGCTACGACAAGCGCTTCGGGCTCGTCCGCGTCGACTACACCACCCAGCGCCGCACGCCGAAGCGCAGCGCCCTGTGGCTGCGCGACACGGCCCACCGCGTCCGCGGCGCCGACGGTAGGGTCGCCGCGAGCAAGCGCGCGGGCGAACGCCAGGCCGTCTCTTCCGGATGTGCCGGTCGCGGTCGACGGGAAGCCGGAAGGGACGGCCTCAGGGCTGTCCCTTAA